The Streptomyces sp. NBC_01275 genome has a segment encoding these proteins:
- a CDS encoding ABC transporter ATP-binding protein, with protein sequence MSTPAAEHAPGLASADGVAARARGLTKAYGSGETAVLALDSVDVDIARGRFTAVMGPSGSGKSTLMHCLAGLDTVSAGQVWLGDTEITGLKDRELTRLRRDRIGFMFQSFNLIPTLNAVENITLPMDIAGQKPDQKWLDQVIDTLGLRDRLKHRPSQLSGGQQQRVACARALASRPELIFADEPTGNLDSRAGLEVLSFLREAVDSLGQTVVMVTHDPGAAAHSDLVLFLADGRIVDEKERPTAEAVLERMRLFSGGGPRTDGPGPGPGGSSDTGVTGDSGGSGDSGDSGDSGDSGDSGDSGDSGDSLDSGKEG encoded by the coding sequence TTGTCCACACCTGCTGCGGAGCATGCCCCCGGTCTGGCCTCGGCCGACGGGGTCGCGGCCCGCGCCCGCGGTCTGACCAAGGCGTACGGCTCCGGCGAGACGGCCGTGCTCGCCCTGGACTCGGTGGACGTGGACATCGCGCGCGGCCGCTTCACCGCGGTCATGGGGCCCTCGGGCTCGGGGAAGTCCACGCTGATGCACTGTCTGGCCGGGCTCGACACCGTCTCGGCGGGTCAGGTGTGGCTCGGCGACACGGAGATCACGGGACTGAAGGACCGGGAGCTGACCCGGCTGCGGCGGGACCGGATCGGGTTCATGTTCCAGTCGTTCAACCTGATCCCGACCTTGAACGCGGTGGAGAACATCACCCTGCCCATGGACATCGCGGGCCAGAAGCCCGACCAGAAGTGGCTGGACCAGGTGATCGACACGCTCGGTCTGCGGGACCGGCTCAAGCACCGGCCGTCCCAGCTGTCCGGCGGCCAGCAGCAGCGGGTGGCCTGCGCCCGGGCGCTCGCCTCCCGCCCCGAGCTGATCTTCGCGGACGAGCCGACCGGCAATCTGGACTCGCGCGCGGGGCTCGAGGTCCTGTCGTTCCTGCGCGAGGCCGTCGACAGCCTGGGGCAGACCGTCGTCATGGTCACCCACGACCCGGGCGCCGCCGCCCACTCCGACCTGGTGCTCTTCCTCGCGGACGGACGGATCGTGGACGAGAAGGAGCGGCCCACGGCGGAGGCGGTGCTCGAACGGATGCGCCTGTTCTCCGGCGGAGGCCCCCGCACCGACGGACCCGGACCCGGACCCGGCGGCTCGAGTGACACCGGCGTCACTGGCGATTCCGGCGGCTCCGGTGACTCCGGTGACTCCGGTGACTCCGGTGACTCCGGTGACTCCGGTGACTCCGGTGACTCCGGTGACTCACTCGACTCCGGCAAGGAGGGCTGA
- a CDS encoding ABC transporter permease: MLKATLRSFLAHKGRLMLSALAVVLSVAFVAGSLIFSDTVTRTFDRLFASTSADVTVEPREDLSSSVPTGAVQTVPAALAAEVARVDGVASTHADVSVQNITVVDGDNKSVGPTTGAPTIATDWYLTDRSPVKLTSGHAPHGAGEAMLDADTADKKHVRIGDTLTVMAQPGSFKVEIVGIATFTTTNPGAALVFLDPEIAATKLLGSADRATGVSVDAAPGATDAVLKRRVTAALGSGASSYDVKTAAEQAKSAAADLGGFLDVIKYVMLGFAGIAVLVGVFLIVNTFSMLIAQRTRELGLLRALGADRRQVRRSVLTEAVLLGLVGSTLGLAAGIGLAAGLIKLMSAFGMNLKTTEMVVGWPTPVAAYVVGVGVTFVAAYLPARRAATVSPMAALADADIAGVGRPLKVRAVVGSVVGALGAAALAGCAASSKTASAASLLGLGVVLTLIATVIAGPLLVRPMIRVLGGAFPALFGSVGRMSQRNALRNPRRTGATAAALMVGLALVGGMSVASASMSKSFDEQIDRTLGADYVIQNANFTPFSKEVTDAVRATDGVGLVVRQRFAPLAVRLPDGKRIETTAAGYDDRLDDVAHVTYAEGDTAAALAGGSLGMDVDFAKDHGVRLGSVVPVEFPGGRTTSLTVRALTDQDSADGFGMQGGLFLGVATVEKYVPGGQDSSLYVNAAAGTDAEQLRPHLEKTLDPYPQVQVRDQADYKKLVHDQIAVLLYLVYALLGLAIVIAVLGVVNTLALSVVERTREIGLLRAIGLGRRQLRRMIRLESVVIAVFGAVLGLALGLVWGVCIQQVLALQGMKALAVPWGTIVAVVVGSAVVGVVAALLPALRASRMNVLAAIAHE, from the coding sequence GTGCTGAAGGCGACGCTCAGGAGTTTCCTCGCCCACAAGGGGCGGCTGATGCTGTCCGCGCTGGCCGTCGTCCTGTCCGTGGCGTTCGTCGCGGGCAGTCTGATCTTCTCGGACACGGTGACGCGTACGTTCGACCGGCTGTTCGCCTCCACGTCGGCCGACGTGACGGTGGAGCCGCGGGAGGACCTCTCCTCGTCCGTGCCGACCGGCGCGGTCCAGACCGTGCCCGCCGCCCTGGCCGCCGAGGTGGCCCGGGTCGACGGGGTCGCGTCGACCCACGCCGACGTCAGCGTGCAGAACATCACCGTCGTCGACGGCGACAACAAGTCCGTCGGGCCGACCACGGGCGCGCCCACCATCGCCACCGACTGGTACCTCACCGACCGCAGCCCGGTGAAGCTGACCTCCGGGCACGCCCCGCACGGCGCCGGCGAGGCCATGCTCGACGCCGACACCGCCGACAAGAAGCACGTGCGGATCGGCGACACCCTGACCGTGATGGCCCAGCCGGGCTCGTTCAAGGTCGAGATCGTCGGCATCGCCACCTTCACCACCACCAACCCGGGCGCGGCCCTGGTCTTCCTCGACCCCGAGATCGCCGCGACCAAGCTCCTGGGCTCCGCGGACCGGGCCACCGGCGTCTCGGTCGACGCGGCGCCGGGCGCGACCGACGCCGTGCTCAAACGGCGAGTGACCGCCGCACTGGGTTCGGGCGCGTCGTCGTACGACGTGAAGACCGCCGCCGAGCAGGCGAAGTCGGCCGCGGCGGACCTCGGCGGGTTCCTCGACGTCATCAAGTACGTGATGCTCGGCTTCGCCGGGATCGCCGTCCTGGTGGGCGTGTTCCTGATCGTCAACACCTTCTCGATGCTGATCGCCCAGCGCACCCGCGAGCTGGGCCTGTTGCGCGCCCTGGGCGCGGACCGCCGTCAGGTACGCCGCTCGGTGCTCACCGAGGCGGTGCTGCTCGGGCTCGTCGGCTCGACGCTGGGCCTCGCGGCCGGCATCGGTCTCGCGGCCGGGCTGATCAAGCTCATGAGCGCCTTCGGCATGAACCTCAAGACCACGGAGATGGTCGTCGGCTGGCCGACCCCGGTGGCGGCCTACGTCGTCGGCGTCGGCGTCACCTTCGTGGCCGCCTATCTGCCCGCCCGGCGCGCGGCGACCGTGTCGCCGATGGCGGCCCTCGCGGACGCGGACATCGCCGGGGTGGGCCGACCGCTGAAGGTGCGCGCGGTGGTGGGCTCCGTGGTCGGGGCGCTCGGTGCGGCCGCGCTCGCCGGCTGTGCCGCCTCCTCGAAGACCGCGTCGGCGGCCTCCCTGCTGGGCCTGGGCGTCGTCCTCACCCTGATCGCCACCGTCATCGCGGGCCCGCTGCTGGTGCGCCCGATGATCCGGGTGCTCGGCGGAGCCTTCCCGGCCCTGTTCGGCTCCGTCGGCCGGATGAGCCAGCGCAACGCCCTGCGCAACCCCCGCCGTACGGGCGCCACCGCGGCCGCCCTGATGGTGGGCCTCGCCCTGGTGGGCGGGATGTCGGTGGCGTCCGCGTCGATGTCCAAGTCCTTCGACGAGCAGATCGACAGGACCCTCGGCGCCGACTACGTGATCCAGAACGCCAACTTCACCCCCTTCTCGAAGGAGGTCACCGACGCGGTGCGCGCCACCGACGGCGTCGGTCTCGTCGTACGGCAGCGGTTCGCGCCCCTCGCCGTACGGCTCCCGGACGGCAAGCGGATCGAGACGACCGCCGCGGGCTACGACGACCGGCTCGACGACGTCGCCCATGTGACGTACGCCGAGGGCGACACGGCGGCCGCGCTGGCCGGCGGCTCCCTCGGCATGGACGTGGACTTCGCGAAGGACCACGGCGTACGGCTGGGCAGCGTCGTCCCGGTCGAGTTCCCGGGCGGCCGGACGACGTCGCTGACGGTGCGCGCGCTCACCGACCAGGACTCCGCCGACGGCTTCGGCATGCAGGGCGGGCTGTTCCTCGGCGTCGCGACCGTGGAGAAGTACGTGCCCGGCGGGCAGGACTCCTCGCTGTACGTGAACGCGGCCGCCGGCACCGACGCCGAACAGCTGCGGCCTCACCTGGAGAAGACACTCGACCCGTATCCGCAGGTGCAGGTGCGCGACCAGGCCGACTACAAGAAGCTGGTCCACGACCAGATCGCCGTGCTGCTGTACCTGGTGTACGCGCTGCTCGGGCTGGCGATCGTCATCGCGGTGCTGGGGGTGGTCAACACGCTGGCGCTGTCGGTGGTGGAGCGGACCCGGGAGATCGGGCTGCTGCGGGCGATCGGTCTGGGCAGGCGCCAGCTGCGCCGGATGATCCGGCTGGAGTCGGTGGTGATCGCGGTGTTCGGCGCGGTCCTGGGGCTGGCGCTCGGACTGGTGTGGGGCGTGTGCATCCAGCAGGTGCTGGCGTTGCAGGGCATGAAGGCGCTGGCCGTCCCGTGGGGCACGATCGTCGCGGTCGTCGTGGGCTCGGCGGTGGTCGGCGTCGTCGCGGCGCTGCTTCCGGCGCTGCGCGCGTCCCGGATGAACGTGCTGGCGGCGATCGCGCACGAGTGA
- a CDS encoding GNAT family N-acetyltransferase produces the protein MSDLRIRAATPDDLDTVLAFWKTAAEGTSISDDRAGVERLVGRDPEALILAEQHGEQGAELVGTVIAGFDGWRCHLYRLAVHPQHRRQGVGSALLTAAEERFVRLGGRRGDAMVLTRNETAHHAWRAAGYTPEENWRRWVKPFGD, from the coding sequence ATGTCTGATCTGCGGATACGGGCCGCGACGCCCGACGACCTGGACACCGTGCTGGCCTTCTGGAAGACGGCCGCCGAGGGCACGAGCATCAGCGACGACCGTGCGGGCGTGGAGCGCCTGGTCGGCCGCGATCCCGAGGCGCTGATCCTCGCCGAACAGCACGGGGAGCAGGGCGCCGAACTGGTCGGCACGGTGATCGCCGGGTTCGACGGGTGGCGGTGTCACCTGTACCGACTCGCGGTGCACCCGCAGCACCGTCGCCAGGGCGTCGGCTCGGCGCTGCTGACGGCCGCGGAGGAGCGTTTCGTCCGGCTGGGCGGGCGGCGCGGGGACGCGATGGTGCTCACCCGCAACGAGACGGCGCATCATGCGTGGCGCGCGGCGGGGTACACGCCGGAGGAGAACTGGCGGCGCTGGGTGAAGCCGTTCGGCGACTGA
- a CDS encoding hemolysin family protein: MTEVLLLLVAILLSLACGAFVAAEFSLTTVERSELERAVERGERGAAGALKAVRNLTFQLSGAQLGITVTNLVVGMLSEPSIAKLISGPLQSLGLSSSASSSVALVLGTALSTVFLMVVGELVPKNWAISSPLTVAKGVGNAQRWFSAAFRPFITHLNNTANRIVRRFGVEPTEELAAARGPQELAALARHSAKEGALEADTAELFVRTLNLADLTAENVMTPRVQVVALDAQATCEDVANATRATGLSRFPVYRGSLDAVVGTAHIKDSLAIPAEHRARVPVSEIMREPLLVPESLTVDRLLDRLSGKRTMAVVIDEYGGTAGVATLEDIVEEVVGEVRDEHDPHETPDLAAAGADDDGRALYSADGAARTDQLARVGLHAPDGPYETLAGLVATELGRIPAVGDTVEVAGWRMDVVDASGRRAARVLLHAPLDDSSDPSDQEAAK, translated from the coding sequence ATGACCGAAGTGCTTCTGCTGCTGGTGGCGATCCTGCTGTCGCTCGCCTGCGGCGCCTTCGTCGCCGCCGAGTTCTCGCTGACCACGGTGGAGCGCAGCGAGCTGGAGCGGGCGGTGGAGCGCGGCGAGCGCGGCGCGGCCGGCGCCCTGAAGGCCGTACGGAATCTCACCTTCCAGCTCTCCGGCGCCCAGCTCGGCATCACCGTCACCAATCTGGTGGTCGGCATGCTCTCCGAGCCGTCGATCGCCAAGCTGATCTCCGGGCCGCTCCAGTCGCTCGGGCTGTCGAGCAGCGCGTCGAGTTCGGTGGCGCTGGTGCTGGGCACGGCCCTGTCGACCGTTTTCCTGATGGTCGTCGGCGAGCTGGTGCCCAAGAACTGGGCGATCTCCTCCCCGCTGACGGTGGCCAAGGGGGTCGGCAACGCGCAGCGCTGGTTCAGCGCCGCCTTCCGGCCCTTCATCACCCACCTCAACAACACCGCGAACCGGATCGTGCGCCGTTTCGGGGTGGAGCCCACCGAGGAGCTGGCCGCCGCGCGCGGCCCCCAGGAACTGGCGGCCCTGGCCCGGCACTCCGCCAAGGAGGGGGCCCTGGAGGCGGACACCGCCGAGTTGTTCGTGCGCACGCTGAACCTGGCCGACCTCACCGCGGAGAACGTGATGACCCCGCGCGTCCAGGTCGTCGCCCTCGACGCCCAGGCGACCTGCGAGGACGTGGCGAACGCGACCCGGGCGACGGGCCTGTCCCGCTTCCCCGTGTACCGCGGCAGCCTGGACGCGGTGGTCGGCACCGCGCACATCAAGGACTCGCTGGCGATCCCGGCCGAGCACCGCGCGCGCGTGCCCGTCTCCGAGATCATGCGCGAACCGCTGCTGGTCCCCGAGTCGCTGACCGTGGACCGGCTCCTCGACCGGCTGTCCGGCAAGCGGACGATGGCCGTGGTCATCGACGAGTACGGCGGTACGGCGGGCGTGGCGACGCTGGAGGACATCGTCGAGGAGGTCGTCGGCGAGGTGCGCGACGAGCACGACCCGCACGAGACGCCCGACCTGGCCGCCGCGGGCGCCGACGACGACGGTCGCGCCCTGTACTCGGCCGACGGCGCCGCCCGCACCGACCAGCTCGCGCGCGTGGGCCTGCATGCGCCCGACGGGCCGTACGAGACGCTCGCCGGGCTGGTCGCCACCGAGCTGGGCCGCATACCGGCCGTCGGCGACACCGTCGAGGTGGCCGGCTGGCGGATGGACGTGGTGGACGCGTCCGGCCGCAGGGCCGCGCGCGTGCTGCTGCACGCGCCCCTCGACGACTCGTCCGACCCGTCCGACCAGGAGGCCGCGAAGTGA
- a CDS encoding hemolysin family protein: protein MTAVQLLIALATLVVNAFFVGAEFALISVRRAQIEPYTENGAQGDRRRAASVLWGLQHVSALMAAAQLGITLCTLILGVVAEPAIAHLLEPVFHAVGVPESAGHAVSFVIALAVATYLHMLLGEMVPKNIALAEPVRSALLLGPPLVAVARALRPVIFAINAFANGLLKLMRIETKDEVAAAFSDAQLAQIVRDAGEAGLIDDRAQERLHDALELGRRPVRDVVLPLERVVYARVGVTPEELERLAAESGFSRFPVVDEGRRIVGYLHVKDALDASPREEPFRLEDMRPIARVREATPLDDVLTAMRGSRTHLAAVLGSDGRLSGLVTMEDVLRELFGQPV, encoded by the coding sequence GTGACCGCCGTCCAGCTGCTGATCGCGCTCGCGACCCTCGTCGTCAACGCGTTCTTCGTCGGCGCGGAGTTCGCGCTGATCTCCGTGCGCCGCGCCCAGATCGAGCCCTACACCGAGAACGGGGCCCAGGGCGACCGGCGGCGCGCCGCGAGCGTGCTGTGGGGCCTGCAGCACGTGTCCGCGCTGATGGCGGCCGCACAGCTCGGCATCACGCTGTGCACGCTGATCCTCGGCGTGGTCGCCGAACCGGCCATCGCGCATCTGCTGGAGCCGGTGTTCCACGCGGTGGGCGTGCCCGAGAGCGCGGGACACGCGGTGTCCTTCGTGATCGCGCTGGCGGTGGCCACGTACCTGCACATGCTGCTCGGCGAGATGGTGCCGAAGAACATCGCGCTCGCGGAGCCGGTGCGCAGCGCGCTGCTGCTCGGCCCGCCGCTGGTCGCGGTGGCGCGGGCGCTGCGCCCGGTGATCTTCGCGATCAACGCCTTCGCGAACGGTCTGCTGAAGCTGATGCGGATCGAGACCAAGGACGAGGTCGCCGCGGCCTTCTCGGACGCCCAGCTGGCGCAGATCGTCCGGGACGCAGGCGAGGCGGGTCTCATCGACGACCGCGCCCAGGAACGGCTGCACGACGCCCTGGAGCTGGGCCGCCGGCCGGTGCGGGACGTCGTCCTGCCGCTGGAACGCGTCGTCTACGCGCGCGTGGGCGTCACTCCGGAGGAGCTGGAGCGGCTGGCGGCCGAGTCCGGGTTCTCCCGCTTCCCCGTGGTGGACGAGGGGCGGCGGATCGTCGGCTACCTGCATGTGAAGGACGCGCTGGACGCCTCGCCGCGGGAGGAGCCGTTCCGGCTGGAGGACATGCGGCCCATCGCGCGCGTGCGGGAGGCGACTCCGCTGGACGACGTCCTGACCGCGATGCGGGGCAGTCGTACGCATCTGGCGGCCGTGCTCGGCTCCGACGGGCGGCTGTCCGGCCTGGTGACCATGGAGGACGTGCTGCGGGAGCTGTTCGGGCAGCCGGTGTAG
- a CDS encoding SGNH/GDSL hydrolase family protein, with protein sequence MQTNPTHTSLVAVGDSFTEGMSDLLPDGSYRGWADVLAARMAARTPGFRYANLAVRGKLIGQIVDEQVPVAAAMEADVITLVGGLNDTLRPKVDMVRVRDLLTEAVERLAPACKHLVLMRSPGRQGPVLERFRPRMEELFTVVDDLAQRHGALVVDLYGAASLADPRMWDVDRLHLTADGHRRVAEAVWQTLGYEPGDTEWRTPIPATVPPGWSARRVADARFARQYLLPWIGRRLTGRSSGDGLPPKRPDLLPYEGPAA encoded by the coding sequence ATGCAGACGAACCCCACACACACCAGCCTGGTCGCGGTCGGCGACTCCTTCACCGAGGGCATGTCGGACCTGCTGCCCGACGGCTCCTACCGGGGCTGGGCCGACGTCCTCGCCGCGCGGATGGCCGCCCGCACGCCCGGCTTCCGGTACGCCAACCTCGCGGTGCGCGGCAAGCTGATCGGGCAGATCGTCGACGAGCAGGTCCCCGTGGCGGCGGCCATGGAGGCCGACGTGATCACCCTGGTGGGCGGGCTCAACGACACCCTGCGGCCCAAGGTCGACATGGTCCGGGTGCGCGATCTGCTGACGGAGGCCGTGGAGCGGCTCGCCCCGGCCTGCAAGCATCTGGTGCTGATGCGCAGCCCGGGTCGGCAGGGCCCGGTCCTGGAGCGGTTCCGGCCGCGCATGGAGGAGCTGTTCACGGTCGTCGACGATCTCGCCCAGCGGCACGGCGCGCTGGTCGTCGACCTGTACGGCGCCGCCTCGCTCGCCGACCCGCGCATGTGGGACGTGGACCGGCTGCACCTGACGGCCGACGGCCACCGCCGGGTCGCCGAGGCGGTCTGGCAGACGCTCGGCTACGAGCCCGGGGACACCGAGTGGCGCACCCCGATCCCGGCCACCGTGCCGCCCGGCTGGAGCGCCCGCCGGGTCGCGGACGCCCGCTTCGCCCGGCAGTACCTGCTGCCGTGGATCGGCCGCCGCCTCACCGGCCGCTCCTCCGGCGACGGCCTCCCCCCGAAGCGCCCCGACCTGCTGCCGTACGAGGGTCCGGCGGCGTAG
- a CDS encoding MFS transporter, translating to MTTPPTLPKFRQQLILAVLMSCSLLIWLDNTVLSTTLETLADPVRGLGANPGQLQWATGSYTLAFATLMFTAGTLGDRFGHRTVFSSGLVIFAGSSLWAAYASNAGQLIAARAAMGVGSALITPAMLAILMWTFTGPARAAAIGIFSTSAGVGMAAGPVLAGFLLDHFWWGSVFLINVPVAVLALVGLAVLVPNFRSPTLRPLDPAGMLLSISGLVALAYGLIRAGQVAAWSRTDVWAPIVVGLALLAVFVLAELRVKVPSFDPRLLAQRTFGGGNMALGLLLFAVAAITFYNAFYLQGALGFSPTKAGLANIPTAFGALAGAPLGTRLVRRLSLRPVTVPALTVAALTMGGYGFLGLQTPLVWIEILLLIQGLSIGMVIGPVTAALISNLPLEQAGAGSAVTNTVRQTGSVIGIAVGGTIMSIEYRRAIEPSLEGAPGPVQDQARVSAEQARHVATAIHRPTLAQAADNAFIHAMHVGAGWITVIALLGAVVLLITLPAAEKKKGPTPEPDHEEAHSSEADAAEFR from the coding sequence ATGACCACGCCTCCAACGTTGCCGAAGTTCAGGCAGCAGTTGATTCTTGCCGTTCTTATGTCGTGTTCGCTGCTGATTTGGCTGGACAATACCGTCCTGAGTACCACGCTGGAGACCCTTGCAGACCCGGTCCGTGGGCTGGGGGCCAATCCCGGTCAGCTGCAATGGGCGACCGGTTCGTACACTCTGGCCTTCGCCACCTTGATGTTCACCGCAGGCACATTGGGCGATCGCTTCGGTCACCGGACTGTGTTTTCCAGTGGGTTGGTGATCTTCGCCGGGTCCTCGCTGTGGGCGGCGTACGCAAGCAATGCGGGCCAGCTGATTGCAGCTCGAGCTGCGATGGGGGTAGGCAGCGCGCTGATCACGCCCGCCATGTTGGCCATCCTTATGTGGACCTTCACTGGCCCCGCGCGGGCTGCCGCGATCGGCATTTTCTCGACGTCGGCCGGGGTCGGAATGGCTGCCGGCCCGGTGCTGGCGGGGTTCCTGCTCGATCATTTCTGGTGGGGCTCGGTCTTTCTGATCAATGTCCCGGTCGCGGTATTGGCGTTGGTCGGGCTCGCCGTGCTGGTTCCGAATTTTCGCAGCCCCACTCTGCGACCACTGGACCCCGCTGGAATGCTGCTGTCGATCAGTGGGCTCGTGGCGTTGGCCTACGGGCTGATCCGGGCGGGGCAGGTCGCTGCGTGGAGTCGTACCGATGTCTGGGCGCCGATCGTTGTCGGTCTAGCTCTGCTGGCCGTTTTCGTACTCGCCGAACTGCGTGTCAAGGTGCCCAGCTTTGATCCGCGACTGCTCGCGCAACGCACATTCGGTGGCGGCAATATGGCGCTCGGATTGCTGCTCTTCGCTGTGGCCGCCATCACCTTCTATAACGCGTTCTACCTGCAAGGCGCGCTCGGGTTTTCGCCGACGAAGGCAGGTTTGGCCAATATCCCGACCGCATTCGGCGCGCTCGCGGGGGCGCCCCTTGGCACGCGCCTGGTTCGCCGCCTGTCGCTACGTCCTGTCACCGTGCCGGCGCTAACCGTGGCTGCGCTGACCATGGGCGGGTACGGGTTCCTCGGACTGCAAACTCCACTCGTCTGGATCGAGATTCTGTTGTTGATACAGGGCCTCTCGATCGGCATGGTGATCGGCCCCGTTACGGCCGCATTGATCAGCAACCTGCCGTTGGAACAGGCCGGTGCAGGATCGGCCGTCACCAACACCGTGCGACAGACCGGCAGCGTGATCGGAATCGCAGTAGGCGGCACGATCATGTCGATCGAGTACCGACGTGCGATCGAACCTTCGCTGGAGGGTGCACCCGGTCCGGTGCAGGATCAGGCGCGAGTTTCCGCCGAACAGGCCCGCCACGTCGCCACCGCTATCCACCGGCCCACTCTCGCTCAGGCTGCCGATAATGCGTTCATCCATGCCATGCACGTAGGCGCGGGCTGGATCACGGTCATCGCACTCCTCGGAGCAGTTGTGCTGCTGATCACCCTGCCTGCTGCCGAAAAGAAGAAGGGTCCGACACCGGAGCCGGACCACGAAGAGGCCCACAGCTCCGAGGCCGACGCTGCCGAGTTCCGGTGA
- a CDS encoding AAA family ATPase codes for MSSLYELLTERISQARVHRASVLKAPADGAGEAYEREITAERLAKEIGRLEGAEKGLVFGRIDWTDGTALRIGRIGLHTEEDDLPLLVDWRANAARPFYEATPVHPMDLRRRRHLRLEERTVISVSDELLDGTAPTDEDVVGDGPLTEALSARRTGRMHAAVATLQAEQDEIVRSAHRGVTVVQGGPGTGKTVVALHRAAYVLYAFPRAAEEGVLVVGPNARFLDYISQVLPSLGENDVVLATCRELAGVSTDTVDPFDTARLKGSSDLADALAGLLRVHQAPAGDFTVRVGQELVHLSGEEVATARDAAVAAVLGHNPARQVFKELLVDAVTDAMQRDMGDLLEQIDADAERMTGINLDRFTGAAQRRAEGAADPGPVHELDLDAIRADLLDDADVDRSVEVLWPRLVPGDLVKALLTNAGALAERLPRLTAQERSLLLRGPDDPWTDADVPLLDEAASLVDGPPERTYGHVVVDEAQELTAMQWRMIVRRCPARAMTLVGDFAQAGPVTTARDWKEALSPHVGPRFKLHNLTVSYRTTQEILESVRDLLARIAPDQKPTRSLRSGASPRTVTTPPDGLVTAVVQELHAQSTAHPGELLGVICADTRVSELTAQGIAHHARIVPASEARGLEFDGVVVMNPEEVITARPGGERDLYVALTRATKRLCTITVQPA; via the coding sequence GTGTCCTCCTTGTATGAGTTGCTTACCGAGCGGATTTCCCAGGCGCGAGTACACCGAGCGAGTGTGCTGAAGGCCCCGGCGGATGGCGCCGGTGAGGCATACGAGAGAGAAATCACCGCCGAGCGTCTGGCCAAGGAAATCGGCCGGCTGGAGGGCGCCGAAAAGGGGCTGGTCTTCGGGCGCATCGACTGGACGGATGGCACGGCCCTGCGCATCGGGCGGATCGGACTGCATACAGAGGAGGATGACCTGCCTCTGCTCGTGGACTGGCGCGCGAACGCGGCGCGGCCCTTCTACGAGGCGACACCGGTCCACCCGATGGACCTGCGGCGGCGTCGGCACCTGCGCCTCGAGGAGCGCACGGTCATCTCGGTGAGCGACGAACTGCTGGACGGGACCGCCCCGACCGACGAGGACGTCGTGGGGGACGGCCCGTTGACCGAGGCTCTGTCGGCACGGCGCACGGGCAGGATGCACGCGGCCGTCGCGACGCTGCAGGCCGAGCAGGACGAGATCGTCCGCTCCGCCCACCGCGGGGTGACCGTGGTGCAGGGCGGGCCCGGCACCGGCAAGACGGTGGTCGCCCTGCACCGGGCGGCCTATGTCCTGTACGCGTTCCCGCGCGCCGCGGAGGAGGGTGTCCTGGTGGTGGGCCCGAACGCCCGGTTCCTCGACTACATCTCCCAGGTCCTTCCCTCGCTCGGAGAGAACGACGTCGTTCTGGCGACCTGCCGGGAACTGGCCGGAGTGTCCACGGACACGGTGGACCCGTTCGATACGGCGCGTCTCAAGGGCAGCTCCGACCTCGCCGACGCCTTGGCCGGTTTGCTGCGCGTCCACCAAGCCCCCGCCGGTGACTTCACCGTGCGGGTCGGACAGGAACTGGTTCACCTCTCCGGCGAGGAAGTAGCCACGGCACGCGACGCCGCCGTGGCAGCCGTACTGGGGCACAACCCCGCGCGCCAGGTGTTCAAAGAGCTCTTGGTCGACGCCGTCACCGACGCGATGCAACGAGACATGGGCGACCTCCTGGAACAGATCGACGCCGATGCCGAAAGGATGACGGGCATCAACCTCGACCGGTTCACGGGAGCCGCCCAGCGCCGTGCCGAAGGTGCGGCCGACCCGGGTCCGGTCCACGAGCTGGACCTGGACGCCATCCGAGCCGATCTCCTCGACGACGCCGACGTCGACCGATCGGTCGAGGTGTTGTGGCCGCGGCTGGTACCCGGTGACCTCGTGAAGGCGCTCCTGACGAACGCCGGCGCTCTCGCCGAGCGCCTGCCCCGCCTGACCGCGCAGGAGCGGTCCCTTCTGCTGCGCGGTCCGGACGACCCGTGGACCGATGCCGATGTGCCGTTGCTGGACGAGGCGGCGAGCCTGGTCGACGGCCCCCCCGAGCGGACGTACGGGCACGTCGTCGTCGACGAGGCGCAGGAACTGACCGCCATGCAGTGGCGGATGATCGTCCGCCGCTGCCCGGCAAGGGCGATGACGCTGGTGGGTGACTTCGCCCAGGCAGGCCCGGTCACGACAGCACGCGACTGGAAGGAAGCGCTGAGCCCCCACGTCGGACCGCGGTTCAAACTGCACAACCTGACCGTCAGCTACCGCACCACGCAGGAGATCCTGGAGAGCGTCCGGGACCTGCTCGCGCGGATCGCTCCGGACCAGAAGCCCACACGGTCACTGCGAAGCGGTGCGAGCCCTCGCACCGTGACCACGCCTCCGGACGGGTTGGTCACCGCCGTCGTTCAGGAACTCCACGCCCAGAGCACCGCGCACCCGGGGGAGCTTCTGGGAGTGATCTGCGCGGACACCAGGGTGAGCGAGCTGACGGCCCAGGGCATCGCCCATCACGCACGCATCGTGCCGGCGTCCGAAGCACGCGGCCTGGAATTCGACGGGGTCGTCGTCATGAACCCCGAGGAAGTCATCACGGCCCGCCCCGGTGGGGAAAGGGACTTGTACGTAGCCCTGACCCGGGCCACCAAGCGCCTGTGCACCATCACCGTCCAGCCCGCCTGA